A stretch of DNA from Channa argus isolate prfri chromosome 7, Channa argus male v1.0, whole genome shotgun sequence:
aaacaatattgcaaAGAACACTGTTATTTTGCTGCtttacattattgtttttacccATTTTGTGACTTGGGCAACGCACACATGTGTGAGTGGCCCTTGCAGcttaaactaatttatttttcccCATTCTGGATTTACTGTCAGTTTACATAATTTgatacatattttgtttttcataatacAGATTTTGCAGCTTAACATTTTTATCCCCacttcagatgttgaaattgctGCTTTCAAGCCTCAGTTATACAGTAAACAGACCAAGTGTTTTTGcttaatagtatttttttctattcaaaaataaattactcCCAGGCCTGAAATCCTGTGATTCCTGCCTGTAGGTATTGGCATTATGATATCATGCCTCTTActatatgtttttgttgttttgactgGATTGGTCTCAGTCACAGCTTGCTGCATCTTGGTGTGCTTTGTTAATTGTTTCCCACCCTGTCTCCTCCACATTTCCCCAATCCTCTTGCCTCCATTCTTTTCTATGATTCCTTAAATCTTTTCTGCACtcaactttctttctttacttcATGACTTTGGGTGCACTTGATTCAATTTACCCGATCTGTCACTGCCAAACCTCTCCTCCTTCTGGTCCTCTCCTCATCCCTGATTCCTTCCCCTTTCACAGTAGTCTGAACAGCGTTAACAGTAGTGACTCCAGGGGATCCAGTGGCTCTCACTCTcattctccttcctcctcttcttcctcctcttcctcaaaCCATCTCTTCCACCACCATCCCCCCCGTCATCGGTACCGTAGCTCCACGCTACCTCAGCAGACCCCAGCTCGACTCTCTAGCATCTCCTCCCATGACTCGGGCTTCATTTCTTCATCACAAGACCAATACTCATCATACAAATCCTCCTCGCCTATGCCAGCTGAAACAAAGGTAAGACAAAACCCTCTACTGCCCACACTTAGCCATAACTTTGGGTCTAAGTATGTGCAGATAAAGACTGTAACACCACATATGCTATATGAATTACAAGTCAATGTAGTCAAAAACCAAGAGAAAATCCCAAATAAGCGATCTGCACAAGTTATTTCTCACACATCTCTACAGCCACTATGAGAGCCAGTTAGCTGGCAGCAGTGAGTGTATGTGATCATAGTGAAGTCATTTCACTGATATTATTATAGCATAAATGCATAGGAAATTAGTCTGTCTTCATTCTAGCCCAGGGCAAAACAGGTCAGCCCCATCCTGCTATTATAGAGCAGACGACTGCGGCAGACTGTGGTTTGGTTAAACGTGCTGAGGCTTGAGTATATctcatgttgttttttcattaaatgaatCATAGTAAAACAACATGTTACTGTGTCAACAGTAGGTTTTATAGGCACTAAGAATGAGAACTGCTGATGGAGACATGGTCTGTCACTTTTACCTAACCATCTGACACAGGGTTTTAGAAAATGATCACTGAAATAGTACAGGGAATTGTCCGTATGGGGTTTGAGGTTTGAGATCAACCATGAGAGTGACTGCACTAGCTGACAATGTGTTAACATGCCAGCAACCAGAATTCCCCGGTCCAGAACACATAGCTCTTAGTTGGACTCCAAGGTTTTATGATGCATTGAAGGTGGTTTGGCAGTTTATAGTAGAGTCCTGGGAATTCGTTTTTTCATTGCCATTGGTGTAGTTACAGTAGTTGTTGATCATAGACAAAGGGCGTTTACTGAGGTTTACCCTTCAACCCAGGGGTCCCTCTCCATCCTTAATGAATACCTGCTCTATGTAGGTGTAGCTGAACCCCAACCCCAAACCCCTCAAGTAAGGCAGCGCATGAAAAGGTTATTCCACTATAGAAGTGTCATGTTATCAAAGTTAATAGACTAACCAGGGCTTTAAATGTTGCTAGATCATCTTAAGAAAAACTTTGCCTGTGCTTTACTTTAACAAGGCTGCAACACCTCTAACATAACTCTGCTGATGCCCATGCAACTAATGCTTGTATGGCTCCCAGTGCACCTTTTCCACAGGCTCTGTAGTTACTTGAATATATTACCCAATAACTGCGGAAAACTGTCAAAGAGTTGCTTCTCCCGTTTAACAAACTGCTTGTCTCTGCTTCCCGTCTACGTGCTGATATGACTGTCTTTCTGATTCCTGTACTCTGCACGTCTGTCTAAATTTTCTCCCCTTGTTTCACGTCCTCCTCTTTCGCTCTGGTTTCACTGCTTGCTTGATGCTGCTGCAACTGCCCTTGGTGTCCCAGCCTTGTCCCAGTTCCAGCTCCTCTGAGGTGTCAGAGACTGGGCAGCTTCCCAGTGACTGCAGCTCCCCCCCTTCTGTAGCTGTTGCTACTGCACTTCATCACGCTACTGACGAGgtgatacacacacatccacaaagAATCTTACGCCTCTTTCAAATAAATGTCTGCAATGTACCTGCATTGAACGCGTTTTCTCATACTAAACTTCCAACTGAAGCATTTACttcaatttttttcagtttcatttagtTCAGCATTTTTGATTTTCTCCTTTGTTCTGTGATGATCTGATCAATGTAGTGTCCTTATTATTTTTGCGTTTCTTTGTATAATTTCTCCCCAGTCATATCATCtatttcatcttttattattctcagtttatcatttcaataatttattcctttctgtgtttgtttctgttgtttgtttatgttaacTCATCCCACCAACGTACACATTCAGTTGTCCAATGGTTCTGACCACTACAGTCCAAACAATTCCCCCTACATGCACAGCAATGGGGGTAGTTTGGGCTCAGTGTCAGGCACAGCCTTCCCCTACTTCCCtgtctcctcttcatcctctacCCCCTCCTCCTGCCCCACTCGCTCATGGTCACGTCCTGCCTCAGCCTTGCTGCCAGAATACCCTCACTACTGCACGATTGGCTCCCCCATGGTGCTTTCCTCTCGAGTCCCCAGCTGGAAGGTTTGTTCATCAACTCAGTCTTCATCGAGTTATTGTCATTCGCTACATCCACAGCTTGTTCATTATGTAAACCTGGttcatttttttacttataCCAATAGTATAAGTGTATCAGTTTGTGGCTTCTGTATGTTGATAAAATCCGACAGCACTTTAGAAAAATTTGAATTATtggcaaaaaaataacatttctttctATACAGGACTGGGCAAAGCCAGGACCTTATGACCAGCCTATGGTCAACACactgaggaggaagaaagacaaGGAGTCTCCATTGGTAGTAGACAGTCATTGTAGTATGAACAGTGACCTCCGACCTCTCTCAGGCTCAGCCATAATCTCGACATTAACAACAGCTGcactacaaacacaaaaccaatcTGCATCAGTGGAGGAGAAGAATGGGACTGTGGCTGCATCTCTCAGGGTCCATATCTATTCTTCAACTAGTTTGATTTAGTTTGTCACTGTCattgacattatttatttttaatacttgtTTATGATTTAGATACAAAGTGGCTCTGTTATATTTCACACACTGTCCAGTTTTATGCTTTTCGTCTACCTTGCTTCAGCAAAAACTGCTAATATTTGGTAGAACACATGAACATAAGGGTCACTTGACATGTATTGCCATCTGTGATGCAAACGTTTCAGATGGCCTCAGATTTAACTGAGATTCAACTCATCCAATGTTTTTGCAGTCATTGCATTTAGATTCCAATACTAATGGTTTAATGAGTCATTTCTAATGGTTGTAATGACTTTAAGCTAATGCATGTGGCTTTATCCCTAAAATCAGATGTTCAGACTTCTACATGACTATTTTTGTTCTTTGGGTCATTAATACAGGATTTTGATATTGAGGCCCATGATGAACTGGCTCTGGTCTTATCAAGAGGTCTAGAGTTGGACAGCCAAAGATCCAGTAGAGACTCTATCCAGTGCTCCAGTGGCTACAGCACACAGACCAATACACCCTGCTGCTCTGAAGACACAATTCCTTCACAAGGTAACACAAATTTTAATtctatgttttttgtgtaatgaagccaaacaaaaaaatcatgttGACAATAAGTGTCCTCCATAATTCAATAGTTTGTATATCCACCTTCAGAAGGTTTCTGAGGTTGTAATTGCCTATTACTAAGATCTACTATGATTAGATTTTACttagattagattttattatgtttaccCCAAAAACAATAGTTGGTATTAACTTCTGCACATGACTGTATCTTCTTGGATGACAATGTCCACTGTCTTGTTGTGTCCGTACAGTACAGACCTAGTTTCTGTTCCTCTAGTTTCAGACTATGACTATTTTTCTATGGCTGGAGATCAGGAGCCTGAGCAGCAGCAGTCGGAGTTTGACAAGTCCTCCACCATCCCCAGAAACAGTGACATCAGTCAGTCCTACAGACGCATGTTCCAGACCAAACGGCCAGCCTCAACAGCAGGCCTGCCCAGTACACAGGCTCCTTACCCTATACAGGGAGCCTACCCTCCAGTGTCCTATCCCTCCACGCCTATTCACACAGGAGCTTATCCATCTAACCCTACTGGGGCTTATCCTCCTATTCCTACAGGTACAGATTGTACCCatagtgctgtgtgtgtgtgtgtgtgtgtgtgtgtgagtgtcagtgtttatatacacacacaacacattcacATCTTTCCACATTGGTGTTATTTCGtgttatattttttcttaatatcTCCCTTTAAAACAGACATTGTTATTATAAATCTAATATTTCTTCTGAAGAAATGTtggcattctgtttttatttttctgtgctcTCCATCTTTTTTATGAATAACAAAAGCTACTGTAAAATATACTGACACATACATTGCTAGTAAAACCTGTGGTTAATAACTTCACTTAATTGAGTTCTATTATTGCAGGCTCATGTTCAGGACAGGGGCTTTATTCTGGATCTTATTCCCATAATACATCGGGCTCATATTCTGCAGGCCATGGTCCAGTTATCGTAACCCCTGGGGTTGCCACAATCCGCCGCACACCCTCTTCGAAACCTTCCACCAGGCGTTCAGGCTCAGCTGTGGGCACAGGCCCTATCCCAATTCGTACACCTGTTGTCCCAGTAAAAATCCCAACTGTGCCTGATATGTCAGGACACGTTAATGGGAACAAGGGAGCAGAGGAGATGGGAGGAGGAAGAGTAGAGGAAAGTCCAGATTTTCCAACATTTGCAGGGATACATGATGCTGGAACGCTGCCTGTGGTGTCCTGGAGTGGTCAGGCCACAACCAATCCACCAAGCATCCCCCTGTACAACCACTCAGCCCAGCAGCATCTTCATAAAGAGATGGgacaggaaggaggaggagaggtggcagtagaggaGGGAGAAGGCAATATGCTGGTGGCTATCCGCAAGGGGGTCAAGCTCAAGAGAACCCTCACCAATGACCGCTCTGCACCACGCATTGCATAATTGCTTTATAACAATATTCATGTGATCTAATTTTCAAGGACTGAGCCTCCCACTTCACTATTTATAGAAATGGGTTCAAAGCCTTtagaaaaatgttgctgttaGAAATGCAATGTACAGAAACAAAAGGCTTGTTATACTTGTGTGAGAAACTAGTTCGAACGTTCTGTCTGTAAATTTTCATGTGAGAATCCTTCACTTATATAATAATTGGATATGAAGTTGTTCAAATGGACATATTCTAATTTGGCTTCTGATGccttattaacattttttctgaTGCATAAGTAATGGTTTTCACCTTAAGATGATCCTTGTGTAAGCAGTTGTACAAGTATTTGCAAGCACAGTGGTAAGCATTTCTTGCACAGGTCCTCAAATAAAGGATTCTGGCCTAagcactaaaatgttttttgccaATCCGAGCCCACAGAGTGGGGAATAACAAGAGAAGCatcaagcagcagcagaaccCAAAGTTCATGGATATTTCTTCAAGAAGACAGTAACTGTACTTAGATCTATCTAGTATTCTTGGTGATGCAGAGGTTTAGACATTGAGGGACAAATAGGCATCCTAACTGCAGAGTGACTTGGCAGAAGAAGCACAATGACCAGTGCATCCAGAGATCAGTAATCAGGTGCACCACAAAGTTATTGTTCCGTTGATTGTCTATTTGGAAGGATGCCCTGTTGGCTTTAGGGAGGTGCTGTGTTGTCAGAC
This window harbors:
- the LOC137129870 gene encoding protein MTSS 1-like isoform X2 translates to MEAVIEKECSALGGLFQALIGDMKSSYPVWEDFTTKAGKLQSQLRATIVAVAAFLDAFQKVADLATNSRGGTRDIGSALTRMCMRHRSIEAKLKQFSTGFLEGLINPLQEQMEEWKRGVNTLDKDHTKEYKRARQEIKKKSSDTLKLQKKAKKGRGDIQPQLDSAMQDVSDKYILLEEAEKQALRKALIEERQRFCCFVALLQPVVDEEIAMLGEVTHLQTISDDLKALTSDPHKLPPASEQVILDLKGADCGWSYQTPPSSPSTTLSRKSSMCSSLNSVNSSDSRGSSGSHSHSPSSSSSSSSSNHLFHHHPPRHRYRSSTLPQQTPARLSSISSHDSGFISSSQDQYSSYKSSSPMPAETKPCPSSSSSEVSETGQLPSDCSSPPSVAVATALHHATDELSNGSDHYSPNNSPYMHSNGGSLGSVSGTAFPYFPVSSSSSTPSSCPTRSWSRPASALLPEYPHYCTIGSPMVLSSRVPSWKDWAKPGPYDQPMVNTLRRKKDKESPLVVDSHCSMNSDLRPLSGSAIISTLTTAALQTQNQSASVEEKNGTVAASLRDFDIEAHDELALVLSRGLELDSQRSSRDSIQCSSGYSTQTNTPCCSEDTIPSQVSDYDYFSMAGDQEPEQQQSEFDKSSTIPRNSDISQSYRRMFQTKRPASTAGLPSTQAPYPIQGAYPPVSYPSTPIHTGAYPSNPTGAYPPIPTGSCSGQGLYSGSYSHNTSGSYSAGHGPVIVTPGVATIRRTPSSKPSTRRSGSAVGTGPIPIRTPVVPVKIPTVPDMSGHVNGNKGAEEMGGGRVEESPDFPTFAGIHDAGTLPVVSWSGQATTNPPSIPLYNHSAQQHLHKEMGQEGGGEVAVEEGEGNMLVAIRKGVKLKRTLTNDRSAPRIA
- the LOC137129870 gene encoding protein MTSS 1-like isoform X1, translated to MEAVIEKECSALGGLFQALIGDMKSSYPVWEDFTTKAGKLQSQLRATIVAVAAFLDAFQKVADLATNSRGGTRDIGSALTRMCMRHRSIEAKLKQFSTGFLEGLINPLQEQMEEWKRGVNTLDKDHTKEYKRARQEIKKKSSDTLKLQKKAKKAENLGRGDIQPQLDSAMQDVSDKYILLEEAEKQALRKALIEERQRFCCFVALLQPVVDEEIAMLGEVTHLQTISDDLKALTSDPHKLPPASEQVILDLKGADCGWSYQTPPSSPSTTLSRKSSMCSSLNSVNSSDSRGSSGSHSHSPSSSSSSSSSNHLFHHHPPRHRYRSSTLPQQTPARLSSISSHDSGFISSSQDQYSSYKSSSPMPAETKPCPSSSSSEVSETGQLPSDCSSPPSVAVATALHHATDELSNGSDHYSPNNSPYMHSNGGSLGSVSGTAFPYFPVSSSSSTPSSCPTRSWSRPASALLPEYPHYCTIGSPMVLSSRVPSWKDWAKPGPYDQPMVNTLRRKKDKESPLVVDSHCSMNSDLRPLSGSAIISTLTTAALQTQNQSASVEEKNGTVAASLRDFDIEAHDELALVLSRGLELDSQRSSRDSIQCSSGYSTQTNTPCCSEDTIPSQVSDYDYFSMAGDQEPEQQQSEFDKSSTIPRNSDISQSYRRMFQTKRPASTAGLPSTQAPYPIQGAYPPVSYPSTPIHTGAYPSNPTGAYPPIPTGSCSGQGLYSGSYSHNTSGSYSAGHGPVIVTPGVATIRRTPSSKPSTRRSGSAVGTGPIPIRTPVVPVKIPTVPDMSGHVNGNKGAEEMGGGRVEESPDFPTFAGIHDAGTLPVVSWSGQATTNPPSIPLYNHSAQQHLHKEMGQEGGGEVAVEEGEGNMLVAIRKGVKLKRTLTNDRSAPRIA
- the LOC137129870 gene encoding protein MTSS 1-like isoform X4 gives rise to the protein MEAVIEKECSALGGLFQALIGDMKSSYPVWEDFTTKAGKLQSQLRATIVAVAAFLDAFQKVADLATNSRGGTRDIGSALTRMCMRHRSIEAKLKQFSTGFLEGLINPLQEQMEEWKRGVNTLDKDHTKEYKRARQEIKKKSSDTLKLQKKAKKAENLGRGDIQPQLDSAMQDVSDKYILLEEAEKQALRKALIEERQRFCCFVALLQPVVDEEIAMLGEVTHLQTISDDLKALTSDPHKLPPASEQVILDLKGADCGWSYQTPPSSPSTTLSRKSSMCSSTLPQQTPARLSSISSHDSGFISSSQDQYSSYKSSSPMPAETKPCPSSSSSEVSETGQLPSDCSSPPSVAVATALHHATDELSNGSDHYSPNNSPYMHSNGGSLGSVSGTAFPYFPVSSSSSTPSSCPTRSWSRPASALLPEYPHYCTIGSPMVLSSRVPSWKDWAKPGPYDQPMVNTLRRKKDKESPLVVDSHCSMNSDLRPLSGSAIISTLTTAALQTQNQSASVEEKNGTVAASLRDFDIEAHDELALVLSRGLELDSQRSSRDSIQCSSGYSTQTNTPCCSEDTIPSQVSDYDYFSMAGDQEPEQQQSEFDKSSTIPRNSDISQSYRRMFQTKRPASTAGLPSTQAPYPIQGAYPPVSYPSTPIHTGAYPSNPTGAYPPIPTGSCSGQGLYSGSYSHNTSGSYSAGHGPVIVTPGVATIRRTPSSKPSTRRSGSAVGTGPIPIRTPVVPVKIPTVPDMSGHVNGNKGAEEMGGGRVEESPDFPTFAGIHDAGTLPVVSWSGQATTNPPSIPLYNHSAQQHLHKEMGQEGGGEVAVEEGEGNMLVAIRKGVKLKRTLTNDRSAPRIA
- the LOC137129870 gene encoding protein MTSS 1-like isoform X5, producing MEAVIEKECSALGGLFQALIGDMKSSYPVWEDFTTKAGKLQSQLRATIVAVAAFLDAFQKVADLATNSRGGTRDIGSALTRMCMRHRSIEAKLKQFSTGFLEGLINPLQEQMEEWKRGVNTLDKDHTKEYKRARQEIKKKSSDTLKLQKKAKKAENLGRGDIQPQLDSAMQDVSDKYILLEEAEKQALRKALIEERQRFCCFVALLQPVVDEEIAMLGEVTHLQTISDDLKALTSDPHKLPPASEQVILDLKGADCGWSYQTPPSSPSTTLSRKSSMCSSLNSVNSSDSRGSSGSHSHSPSSSSSSSSSNHLFHHHPPRHRYRSSTLPQQTPARLSSISSHDSGFISSSQDQYSSYKSSSPMPAETKPCPSSSSSEVSETGQLPSDCSSPPSVAVATALHHATDEDWAKPGPYDQPMVNTLRRKKDKESPLVVDSHCSMNSDLRPLSGSAIISTLTTAALQTQNQSASVEEKNGTVAASLRDFDIEAHDELALVLSRGLELDSQRSSRDSIQCSSGYSTQTNTPCCSEDTIPSQVSDYDYFSMAGDQEPEQQQSEFDKSSTIPRNSDISQSYRRMFQTKRPASTAGLPSTQAPYPIQGAYPPVSYPSTPIHTGAYPSNPTGAYPPIPTGSCSGQGLYSGSYSHNTSGSYSAGHGPVIVTPGVATIRRTPSSKPSTRRSGSAVGTGPIPIRTPVVPVKIPTVPDMSGHVNGNKGAEEMGGGRVEESPDFPTFAGIHDAGTLPVVSWSGQATTNPPSIPLYNHSAQQHLHKEMGQEGGGEVAVEEGEGNMLVAIRKGVKLKRTLTNDRSAPRIA
- the LOC137129870 gene encoding protein MTSS 1-like isoform X3 produces the protein MEAVIEKECSALGGLFQALIGDMKSSYPVWEDFTTKAGKLQSQLRATIVAVAAFLDAFQKVADLATNSRGGTRDIGSALTRMCMRHRSIEAKLKQFSTGFLEGLINPLQEQMEEWKRGVNTLDKDHTKEYKRARQEIKKKSSDTLKLQKKAKKAENLGRGDIQPQLDSAMQDVSDKYILLEEAEKQALRKALIEERQRFCCFVALLQPVVDEEIAMLGEVTHLQTISDDLKALTSDPHKLPPASEQVILDLKGADCGWSYQTPPSSPSTTLSRKSSMCSSLNSVNSSDSRGSSGSHSHSPSSSSSSSSSNHLFHHHPPRHRYRSSTLPQQTPARLSSISSHDSGFISSSQDQYSSYKSSSPMPAETKLSNGSDHYSPNNSPYMHSNGGSLGSVSGTAFPYFPVSSSSSTPSSCPTRSWSRPASALLPEYPHYCTIGSPMVLSSRVPSWKDWAKPGPYDQPMVNTLRRKKDKESPLVVDSHCSMNSDLRPLSGSAIISTLTTAALQTQNQSASVEEKNGTVAASLRDFDIEAHDELALVLSRGLELDSQRSSRDSIQCSSGYSTQTNTPCCSEDTIPSQVSDYDYFSMAGDQEPEQQQSEFDKSSTIPRNSDISQSYRRMFQTKRPASTAGLPSTQAPYPIQGAYPPVSYPSTPIHTGAYPSNPTGAYPPIPTGSCSGQGLYSGSYSHNTSGSYSAGHGPVIVTPGVATIRRTPSSKPSTRRSGSAVGTGPIPIRTPVVPVKIPTVPDMSGHVNGNKGAEEMGGGRVEESPDFPTFAGIHDAGTLPVVSWSGQATTNPPSIPLYNHSAQQHLHKEMGQEGGGEVAVEEGEGNMLVAIRKGVKLKRTLTNDRSAPRIA